Proteins from one Bacteroides mediterraneensis genomic window:
- the fabD gene encoding ACP S-malonyltransferase yields MKAFVFPGQGAQFVGMGKDLYETSPLAKELFEKANDILGYRITDIMFEGTDEDLRQTKVTQPAVFLHSVISALCMGDAFQPEMTAGHSLGEFSALVAAGALSFEDGLKLVYARAMAMQKACEAQPSTMAAIIALPDEKVEEICASVAAEGEVCVAANYNCPGQIVISGSIEGINKACELMKAAGAKRALPLKVGGAFHSPLMDPAKVELEAAINATEFHTPKCPIYQNVDALPHTDPAEIKKNLVAQLTASVRWTQTVQQMIADGADDFTECGPGAVLQGLIKKINKEVNAHGIA; encoded by the coding sequence GTCTCCACTTGCCAAAGAATTATTTGAGAAAGCCAATGATATTTTGGGTTACCGCATCACCGACATCATGTTCGAAGGTACCGACGAAGATTTGCGCCAGACAAAGGTAACTCAGCCCGCCGTATTCCTCCACTCTGTCATCTCTGCCTTGTGCATGGGAGACGCCTTCCAGCCGGAAATGACCGCCGGACACTCCTTGGGTGAATTCTCTGCCCTGGTAGCTGCCGGAGCCTTGTCATTCGAAGACGGACTGAAACTGGTGTATGCTCGTGCCATGGCCATGCAGAAAGCCTGCGAAGCCCAGCCTTCTACCATGGCGGCCATCATTGCTTTGCCGGATGAAAAGGTAGAAGAAATCTGCGCTTCGGTTGCTGCAGAAGGAGAAGTTTGCGTGGCAGCCAACTACAACTGCCCGGGACAGATTGTCATTTCAGGAAGTATCGAAGGCATCAACAAGGCTTGTGAACTGATGAAAGCTGCCGGTGCCAAGCGTGCCCTTCCGTTGAAAGTGGGCGGTGCTTTCCACTCTCCACTCATGGACCCTGCCAAGGTAGAACTGGAAGCTGCCATCAACGCCACGGAGTTCCACACCCCGAAATGTCCGATTTACCAGAATGTAGACGCTCTTCCTCATACAGACCCTGCTGAAATCAAGAAGAACCTGGTAGCACAGCTTACTGCTTCTGTACGCTGGACACAGACCGTACAGCAGATGATTGCCGACGGAGCGGACGACTTTACAGAATGTGGTCCGGGCGCCGTACTGCAAGGATTAATCAAGAAAATCAACAAAGAAGTCAACGCACACGGAATTGCATAA